A genomic segment from Falsibacillus pallidus encodes:
- a CDS encoding TldD/PmbA family protein — protein sequence MLNKALIEDVLSEALSTGGDFSEIFVEDRLTNTITMQSGKVEKSLSGRDYGIGIRIFKGLESYYAYTNDSSRDGLLQAARNVAQAVKGGGMITRLPLEKRIYQSPHLIAIPPTSVQNARKVAVMRKANEIAKNYDEKIQQVMVRYFDEEQNVLIANSEGTFTEDKRTRSRMAIQAVAAEGSKMQPGFYGPGACKGFEFIENLNLEHYAKEAARIAVTMLDAEACPSGKFPVVIDNEFGGVIFHEACGHGLEATSVAKNNSVFANSIGEQVASDVVTYIDDATIENEWGSTSIDDEGEQGRKNVLIENGILKGYLIDKFNSRRMKMDSTGSGRRQNYRFAPTSRMTNTYIAPGASTPKEIISNTEHGIYTKYMGGGQVNPTTGDYNFAVMEAYMIENGKITKPVKGATLIGNGPKTLQLVDMVGNNLGHGAGMCGSLSGSIPVNVGQPMIRVSEMTVGGSKEGN from the coding sequence ATGCTGAATAAAGCATTGATTGAAGATGTCCTTTCTGAGGCCCTCAGCACTGGCGGGGACTTTTCAGAAATCTTCGTAGAAGATCGCTTGACGAATACCATTACGATGCAAAGCGGAAAAGTGGAAAAAAGCTTATCAGGAAGAGACTACGGAATTGGCATCCGTATTTTCAAAGGCTTAGAGAGCTACTATGCCTATACAAATGATTCTTCAAGGGATGGTCTTTTGCAGGCAGCGAGGAATGTTGCACAGGCTGTAAAAGGAGGAGGGATGATTACTCGACTTCCACTAGAAAAGAGAATCTATCAATCTCCACATTTGATTGCCATTCCGCCGACAAGTGTGCAAAACGCGAGAAAAGTGGCCGTGATGAGAAAAGCGAATGAAATTGCCAAGAACTATGATGAAAAAATCCAGCAGGTAATGGTCAGATATTTTGATGAAGAGCAAAATGTCCTCATTGCCAACTCTGAAGGGACTTTTACAGAAGATAAAAGAACAAGAAGCCGCATGGCCATTCAAGCCGTTGCAGCTGAGGGAAGCAAGATGCAGCCTGGATTCTATGGACCGGGAGCTTGCAAAGGATTTGAATTCATTGAAAACCTCAACCTGGAGCATTATGCAAAAGAAGCGGCAAGAATCGCAGTAACAATGCTCGATGCAGAGGCCTGCCCAAGCGGAAAATTCCCTGTAGTCATCGATAATGAATTCGGCGGAGTCATTTTCCACGAAGCATGTGGTCATGGTTTGGAAGCGACATCCGTTGCGAAAAATAACTCGGTTTTCGCCAATAGCATAGGAGAACAAGTGGCTTCGGATGTTGTCACGTATATCGATGATGCCACAATTGAAAACGAGTGGGGATCCACTTCCATTGATGATGAAGGGGAGCAGGGACGTAAAAATGTCCTCATCGAAAATGGGATTTTAAAAGGATACTTGATTGATAAATTCAACTCGCGTCGAATGAAAATGGATTCAACCGGATCTGGCCGCCGCCAAAACTATCGCTTCGCCCCGACATCCAGGATGACAAATACATACATCGCTCCGGGAGCATCCACTCCGAAAGAAATCATCAGCAATACTGAACACGGAATTTATACGAAGTATATGGGTGGAGGACAAGTAAATCCGACAACTGGCGACTACAACTTTGCTGTTATGGAAGCATACATGATTGAAAATGGAAAAATCACAAAGCCTGTCAAAGGAGCCACTTTGATTGGAAATGGTCCGAAAACGCTCCAATTAGTTGACATGGTTGGAAACAACCTGGGCCATGGAGCAGGAATGTGCGGTTCTTTAAGCGGCAGCATCCCGGTCAATGTGGGGCAGCCCATGATCCGCGTCAGTGAAATGACAGTCGGTGGAAGCAAGGAGGGCAATTAA
- the map gene encoding type I methionyl aminopeptidase produces the protein MIVQTEQELEKLKEIGKIVSSIREEMKSNTKPGITTKELDEIAGRMFEEAGAISGPKGEYDFPGFTCISVNDEVAHGIPGDRVIQDGDLVNIDVSGSKDGFYADTGISFVVGGGNPELERLCQCAESAFQKGLEKAKAGSKRNGIGKAVTNEARRNGFNVIMNLTGHGIGKSLHEAPDHILNYFDPWDNALFKEGTVIAFEPFISMGADEVIQASDGWTYKTPDGSLVAQLEHTIVITKDKPIILTL, from the coding sequence ATGATTGTACAAACAGAACAGGAATTAGAAAAACTGAAGGAAATCGGTAAAATTGTTTCCTCCATTAGAGAAGAAATGAAAAGTAATACAAAACCAGGCATCACAACCAAGGAACTTGATGAGATAGCAGGAAGAATGTTTGAAGAGGCTGGGGCCATCTCCGGACCGAAAGGCGAATACGACTTCCCTGGCTTCACTTGCATCAGTGTCAATGATGAAGTCGCACATGGAATTCCAGGGGACCGGGTGATTCAAGACGGCGATTTAGTAAATATCGACGTTTCCGGCTCCAAAGATGGATTCTATGCAGATACCGGTATTTCTTTTGTGGTCGGAGGCGGGAATCCGGAACTCGAAAGACTTTGCCAATGTGCCGAGAGCGCCTTCCAAAAAGGATTGGAAAAAGCAAAAGCAGGATCTAAACGCAACGGAATTGGAAAAGCGGTAACGAATGAAGCAAGAAGAAATGGCTTCAATGTCATCATGAACCTGACCGGCCATGGAATCGGCAAATCGCTCCATGAAGCACCAGATCATATCCTCAATTACTTTGATCCATGGGATAATGCACTGTTCAAAGAAGGAACAGTCATTGCCTTCGAACCATTCATCTCAATGGGGGCTGACGAGGTCATCCAAGCAAGCGACGGATGGACATATAAAACTCCGGACGGAAGTCTAGTGGCGCAGCTTGAACATACCATCGTCATTACAAAAGACAAACCGATCATTTTGACACTTTAA
- a CDS encoding type 1 glutamine amidotransferase domain-containing protein, translated as MKKVLMVLTNSSKIDDEHETGLWLSEFAEPYVAFKNNGYEIKVASPEGGRIPLDPNSLEDEQLSEWDEAISKLENTEILGGVNTHDFNGIFLPGGHGTMFDLPDSKELSETLAHFAENNKVIGAVCHGPAGFTGTKLSNGKWLVDGKNMTGFTNEEEQQTGLEKAMPFLLESKLREQGAKFEKAAAYSDYVVADGKFITGQNPQSSASTAKAFIEALG; from the coding sequence TTGAAAAAAGTATTAATGGTATTGACGAATTCAAGCAAAATTGATGACGAACACGAAACCGGCCTATGGCTTTCTGAATTTGCCGAACCGTATGTGGCCTTCAAAAACAATGGCTATGAGATAAAGGTAGCCAGTCCCGAAGGAGGAAGGATCCCATTAGACCCAAACAGCCTTGAAGACGAGCAGCTATCTGAATGGGACGAAGCCATTTCTAAACTGGAAAACACCGAAATTCTTGGAGGAGTGAACACCCACGATTTCAACGGTATTTTCCTCCCAGGTGGACACGGTACTATGTTTGACCTGCCTGACAGCAAGGAGCTGTCGGAAACGCTCGCACACTTCGCTGAAAATAATAAAGTAATCGGTGCCGTATGCCACGGTCCTGCAGGATTTACAGGAACTAAATTATCAAATGGCAAATGGCTCGTTGATGGAAAAAACATGACAGGCTTCACCAATGAAGAAGAACAGCAGACGGGATTGGAAAAAGCCATGCCGTTCCTGCTTGAATCCAAACTGAGAGAACAAGGGGCAAAATTTGAAAAAGCTGCTGCTTACTCAGATTATGTTGTGGCAGACGGCAAGTTCATCACTGGACAAAATCCGCAGTCAAGTGCATCAACAGCAAAAGCTTTCATTGAAGCTCTAGGATAA
- a CDS encoding GNAT family N-acetyltransferase — MNDSVELALQFEKMRDGTANAALEIIIQGLKEYFDPFDIKYNEDLVHFRQYYMESPNTHQMYIGKWNGEIVCTGALSIEDIYTGRIQRLSVKTEFRKMGFGAEMLIFLESIAAEQGFDKIVLETNRDWEKAIRLYQRAHYIEETRSEEEIHFCKVLAF, encoded by the coding sequence TTGAATGATTCTGTTGAACTGGCGCTTCAGTTTGAAAAGATGAGGGATGGAACTGCAAATGCTGCACTTGAGATCATTATCCAAGGGTTGAAAGAGTATTTCGATCCTTTTGATATCAAATATAATGAGGATTTAGTCCATTTTAGACAATATTATATGGAATCGCCCAATACTCACCAAATGTATATCGGCAAATGGAATGGGGAAATCGTTTGTACGGGTGCCCTTTCGATTGAAGATATATATACGGGGCGGATTCAGCGGCTTTCTGTAAAGACTGAATTTCGCAAGATGGGGTTTGGCGCCGAGATGCTGATCTTTCTTGAAAGCATTGCCGCTGAACAAGGATTCGATAAAATCGTCCTCGAAACCAACCGGGATTGGGAAAAAGCAATCAGGCTTTATCAGCGAGCACATTATATAGAAGAAACTCGTTCAGAAGAAGAAATTCATTTTTGTAAAGTGCTGGCATTTTGA
- a CDS encoding GNAT family N-acetyltransferase, whose product MTDIRLLKEEEMGAFVEIAVNAYPGMMSGGLEAKQKLMESLQKAQAEDPSIDLMGVWKNGTLVGGMRLHQYEMNFHGNMIQTGGVGFVSVDLLHKKEKIAKEIIQYFIRHFKEKGVPLLSLYPFRPDFYKKMGFGMGTKMDQYAVVPRAFPNFKDKSGLVFLDASDKEDVKKCYELKVMSTHGMMHKTEAELDRMFQNPEIKIIGYKNNGKLEGYLQFHFKKASEMNFIKNHLIIKEWIYETQEAFKQFSSFLHSQDDQFERIIINTQDESFHMIFDDPRNGTDHLIPSVYHETNKSGAGIMYRAVDPPQLINAIGIMPNPAADFVCKLFINDSFDLDGEKEWILSNQNHILSLKKNEGEGHDFAIQIDIADFSSMIMGAVSPAKLYQYGKLSISGPDNIRHIKTVFSHMDRPVSMTAF is encoded by the coding sequence ATGACAGATATCAGGCTGTTAAAAGAGGAAGAAATGGGCGCATTTGTCGAAATTGCCGTAAATGCTTATCCAGGGATGATGAGCGGAGGGCTTGAAGCAAAGCAAAAATTAATGGAATCGCTGCAAAAAGCACAAGCCGAAGATCCTTCTATTGACCTGATGGGCGTTTGGAAAAACGGCACACTTGTCGGAGGAATGCGGCTTCATCAATATGAAATGAACTTTCATGGGAATATGATTCAAACAGGGGGTGTCGGATTTGTTAGTGTTGATTTACTCCACAAAAAAGAAAAAATCGCCAAAGAAATAATTCAATATTTTATCCGTCATTTTAAGGAAAAAGGCGTTCCCCTTCTTAGTCTGTATCCATTTCGTCCTGATTTTTATAAAAAAATGGGGTTTGGAATGGGTACGAAAATGGATCAATATGCAGTAGTCCCTAGAGCCTTCCCTAATTTCAAAGACAAAAGCGGGCTGGTATTCCTGGATGCATCCGACAAAGAGGATGTAAAAAAATGCTATGAGCTAAAAGTAATGAGCACCCACGGAATGATGCACAAAACAGAGGCTGAACTCGACCGGATGTTTCAAAATCCCGAAATAAAAATAATCGGTTATAAGAATAATGGGAAATTGGAAGGGTATCTGCAATTTCATTTTAAGAAAGCAAGCGAAATGAATTTCATCAAAAATCACTTGATCATTAAAGAATGGATTTACGAAACACAAGAAGCATTCAAGCAATTTTCGTCGTTCCTTCATTCACAGGACGATCAATTCGAACGGATCATCATTAATACGCAGGATGAAAGTTTCCATATGATTTTTGACGACCCGCGAAATGGGACGGATCATTTAATTCCAAGCGTCTACCATGAAACCAATAAATCAGGTGCAGGAATCATGTATCGGGCGGTAGATCCCCCTCAACTTATCAACGCCATTGGAATCATGCCAAATCCTGCAGCTGATTTCGTTTGTAAACTATTCATCAACGACTCTTTTGACCTTGACGGAGAAAAAGAATGGATCCTTTCTAATCAGAACCATATTCTTTCTCTTAAAAAAAATGAGGGCGAAGGGCATGACTTCGCAATACAAATCGACATCGCTGATTTTTCTTCCATGATCATGGGTGCTGTTTCACCAGCGAAGCTCTATCAATATGGCAAACTTTCAATCTCAGGGCCAGACAACATCCGCCATATCAAAACAGTGTTTTCCCATATGGACCGTCCTGTGTCCATGACTGCATTTTAA
- a CDS encoding class D sortase — MSKWLALFLIIIGAVFIAFPIYSSYKVNTVQANLENQWNNLNTAYASDEPDLLQQQPTVESANDQPNDKPDKTSDKQTESKVSLPRTAIGKITIDKIDLSAYIVKGVEAKDLKYAVGWFPDTSLPDQGSNMALAGHRSYTYGQFFNRLDELKNGDMITIETKKGIYRYKVYKKFVVKPTEVSVLNPSKKSELTLITCTPMYSSKNRLIVKAIKV; from the coding sequence ATGAGTAAATGGCTGGCACTTTTTCTGATCATCATCGGAGCGGTATTCATTGCTTTTCCAATCTATTCAAGCTATAAAGTGAATACCGTTCAAGCCAATCTGGAAAATCAATGGAATAACCTGAATACAGCCTATGCATCAGATGAACCAGATTTACTGCAGCAGCAGCCAACAGTGGAATCAGCAAATGACCAACCGAATGACAAACCTGATAAGACATCTGATAAACAAACAGAATCTAAAGTTTCTTTGCCTAGGACGGCCATCGGGAAAATCACGATAGATAAAATTGATTTATCGGCTTACATCGTGAAGGGTGTAGAAGCAAAAGATCTGAAATATGCTGTCGGCTGGTTCCCGGACACATCCTTGCCTGATCAAGGAAGCAACATGGCGCTGGCCGGACACAGAAGCTACACATACGGCCAATTTTTCAATAGATTGGACGAACTCAAAAACGGCGACATGATTACCATCGAGACCAAAAAGGGAATCTACCGCTACAAAGTTTATAAAAAATTTGTAGTGAAACCAACGGAAGTTTCTGTTCTAAACCCTTCAAAAAAATCAGAATTGACTTTGATCACCTGTACTCCAATGTACTCAAGCAAAAACCGATTAATCGTAAAAGCGATAAAAGTTTAA
- a CDS encoding 3D domain-containing protein has protein sequence MKKSIVALATAAVFTGAMAGTASAQEYEVNKGDTLWGISKHYGTTVENLKEWNNLGSDIIYPDQELTVSPLEHYSVGEGDTLWGIANQYGVTVDQVKEWNKLSSDLIKPGQSLVIYLNDKASSAPVQQKTEAPKEEAKPAAPAKDTAAPAAAPSSQPANTEKAAPAKAEAASSEDSNVAKELTVKATGYTADCEGCSGITATGMNVKDNPNAKVISVDPSVIPLGSKVFVEGYGYATAADTGGAIKGNRIDILFPSKDQAMDWGVRTVKVKVLK, from the coding sequence ATGAAAAAATCTATCGTAGCGTTGGCGACAGCCGCAGTATTTACAGGAGCAATGGCTGGAACTGCTTCCGCACAAGAATATGAAGTAAACAAGGGAGACACACTTTGGGGTATATCAAAACATTACGGTACAACCGTTGAAAATCTTAAAGAGTGGAACAATCTAGGTTCCGATATCATATATCCTGATCAGGAATTAACGGTTTCCCCATTAGAACATTATTCTGTTGGCGAAGGAGATACACTATGGGGCATCGCCAATCAATATGGCGTTACAGTGGATCAAGTGAAGGAATGGAATAAACTTTCATCTGACTTGATCAAGCCTGGCCAAAGCTTAGTTATTTACTTAAACGATAAAGCTTCATCCGCTCCAGTCCAACAAAAGACAGAAGCACCTAAGGAAGAGGCAAAACCTGCAGCACCAGCAAAAGATACAGCTGCACCAGCAGCAGCACCAAGCTCACAACCAGCAAACACTGAAAAAGCTGCACCTGCAAAAGCAGAAGCTGCATCCAGTGAAGACAGCAATGTTGCGAAAGAACTTACTGTTAAAGCAACAGGCTACACAGCTGATTGTGAAGGATGTTCAGGAATTACCGCTACCGGGATGAATGTAAAAGATAACCCGAATGCCAAGGTAATCTCTGTAGATCCTAGTGTCATTCCGCTTGGTTCTAAAGTATTCGTAGAAGGCTATGGTTATGCAACTGCAGCCGATACGGGCGGCGCCATCAAAGGCAACCGCATCGATATCTTATTCCCATCCAAGGATCAAGCAATGGACTGGGGAGTAAGAACAGTTAAAGTGAAAGTTTTAAAATAA
- a CDS encoding GNAT family N-acetyltransferase — protein MIRRLTEADHEKVMELVLPKAAENLFIIGDIEAFGYDQDFQTLWGDFDHEGSLKGILLKYQQNYIPYAEDVEGVDAFGFAKIIGEDDHAEMVSGLEPILERVRPFLPWNSLHARKFYYAKCTDAENVPSDLDLVKQAKPADVDRIVELYGHIKEFNSMETAEQKRRNMEKGTARSFFIEKDGEIISAASTAAENTQSAMVVGVCTHPSHTKKGYGSMCVSKVCQVLLAEGKELCLFYDNPAAGSIYKRIGFKDIGFWTMYKRNRD, from the coding sequence ATGATTAGAAGATTGACAGAAGCTGACCATGAGAAAGTGATGGAATTGGTGCTGCCGAAAGCAGCGGAAAATCTATTTATCATTGGGGATATTGAAGCATTTGGATATGATCAGGATTTTCAAACTTTATGGGGCGATTTTGACCATGAAGGTTCCCTTAAAGGCATTCTATTGAAATATCAGCAGAATTATATCCCTTATGCGGAAGATGTAGAAGGAGTTGATGCGTTCGGTTTTGCCAAAATCATTGGAGAAGATGATCATGCAGAGATGGTATCGGGGCTTGAACCCATCCTTGAACGGGTCAGACCATTCCTCCCTTGGAATTCGCTGCATGCACGGAAATTCTACTATGCAAAATGTACAGATGCCGAAAATGTTCCTTCCGACCTGGACTTGGTAAAACAAGCAAAACCGGCAGATGTCGATAGAATAGTTGAACTGTATGGGCATATCAAGGAATTCAACAGTATGGAAACTGCTGAACAGAAACGAAGGAACATGGAAAAAGGTACTGCCAGGTCATTTTTCATTGAAAAAGATGGTGAAATAATTTCCGCTGCGTCCACTGCAGCAGAAAATACCCAATCGGCAATGGTTGTCGGGGTATGCACCCACCCTTCCCACACGAAAAAAGGATATGGATCCATGTGTGTCAGCAAGGTTTGCCAGGTTCTGCTGGCTGAAGGCAAAGAGCTTTGCCTCTTCTACGATAATCCGGCTGCAGGAAGCATCTATAAGCGGATCGGGTTTAAGGATATCGGATTTTGGACGATGTATAAACGGAACCGGGATTAG
- a CDS encoding NUDIX hydrolase encodes MKEENQIVMAVKGIILHEGKFLIVQRSPHDSGGGTWEFPGGKLDFGEQLESALAREIEEETGLSASVKRILYATSFFTHAHRQVVINTYLCTADRNDVTLSFEHSDHKWVDFADAQNYLPENIKHDFERYQVANMPEFLHM; translated from the coding sequence ATGAAAGAAGAGAACCAAATTGTTATGGCGGTAAAAGGGATCATCCTGCATGAAGGGAAATTTTTGATTGTTCAGCGCTCCCCCCATGACTCTGGAGGCGGAACGTGGGAATTCCCGGGAGGCAAGCTGGATTTCGGAGAACAGCTTGAATCGGCACTGGCAAGGGAGATAGAAGAAGAAACGGGACTTTCAGCATCCGTGAAACGCATCCTTTATGCCACCTCTTTTTTCACCCATGCGCACCGGCAAGTGGTGATCAATACGTATTTATGTACAGCCGATCGTAATGATGTCACCCTTTCTTTTGAGCATTCGGATCATAAATGGGTCGATTTTGCGGATGCCCAAAACTACCTGCCTGAAAATATCAAGCATGATTTTGAGCGTTATCAGGTTGCGAATATGCCAGAATTTTTACATATGTAA
- a CDS encoding TldD/PmbA family protein, whose product MNLQEFQKKLLNKGEAHGFSDMEIYYEKAENFASNIYKGEIDSYSTSVEMGLSFRGLYNGNMGYAYTEKLDEESIDFLLNSAMENAAIMEVDTPEEIFSGSTFYEQGNFYSASLKETSVDEKLAFLKELDRCIYEADPRVDGTDYFTMQVQEKERALFNNKGLSLHEKLNDLILYVSVVVKENGITKTGEKLVFSKDLRELDPAKIAKEAVEEAVSYLEAVSIPNKQYPIVLRNTAAASLFGTFASIFSAEEAQKGMSQLKDKVGDSIASSILDVVDDPFLKTGVFSRTFDGEGVASKPLNLIEKGKLTSLLHNRKTAKKEGTESTGHAYKDSYKGALTVAPSNLYITPSQSSFDDLVSSIEEGVVITGLSGLHSGANAVSGDFSVAAYGYRIVDGKIKSAVNQMTIAGNFFDLLKDIEEVGSDLDFAFSVSPGYIGSPSLKVKKLSVTVE is encoded by the coding sequence ATGAATCTGCAGGAATTTCAAAAAAAACTTCTGAATAAAGGGGAAGCCCACGGATTTTCGGATATGGAAATCTATTATGAAAAAGCAGAGAATTTTGCCAGTAATATTTATAAAGGAGAGATTGATTCCTATTCAACATCAGTTGAGATGGGACTGTCTTTCAGGGGATTATATAACGGGAATATGGGGTATGCCTACACGGAAAAACTCGATGAAGAGTCGATTGATTTCCTATTGAATAGTGCCATGGAAAATGCCGCAATCATGGAAGTGGATACCCCTGAAGAAATTTTTTCAGGCAGCACATTTTATGAACAAGGAAATTTTTATTCTGCGAGTTTAAAAGAAACGTCCGTAGATGAAAAATTGGCATTCCTCAAGGAACTGGACCGCTGCATCTATGAAGCCGATCCCAGAGTGGATGGTACGGATTATTTCACCATGCAAGTGCAGGAGAAAGAACGTGCACTTTTCAACAATAAAGGGCTTTCCCTTCATGAGAAGCTCAATGACCTTATCTTATATGTTTCAGTCGTCGTGAAAGAAAATGGGATCACAAAAACCGGTGAAAAGCTTGTATTCTCAAAAGATCTGCGGGAATTAGACCCTGCTAAAATTGCAAAAGAAGCAGTGGAAGAAGCTGTTTCCTATTTAGAAGCCGTATCAATCCCAAATAAACAGTATCCGATTGTTTTAAGAAACACTGCAGCCGCAAGCTTGTTTGGTACATTTGCCTCAATTTTTTCAGCTGAAGAAGCTCAAAAGGGAATGTCCCAGTTAAAAGACAAAGTAGGGGATTCGATTGCTTCCTCCATCCTGGATGTCGTAGATGACCCTTTCCTTAAAACAGGTGTTTTCAGCCGGACATTTGATGGCGAGGGTGTGGCATCAAAGCCGTTAAACTTGATTGAAAAAGGAAAATTGACATCTCTCCTTCACAATCGCAAGACAGCCAAAAAAGAAGGAACGGAATCAACTGGCCACGCCTACAAAGATTCATATAAAGGCGCGTTGACGGTTGCTCCTTCCAATTTGTATATCACACCTTCCCAATCATCATTTGATGATCTCGTTTCATCTATTGAAGAAGGTGTCGTGATCACAGGCCTTTCCGGATTGCACTCAGGGGCGAATGCCGTATCAGGTGATTTCTCTGTGGCTGCATACGGATACCGGATTGTTGATGGGAAAATTAAATCGGCCGTCAATCAAATGACGATTGCCGGAAATTTCTTTGACCTTTTAAAGGATATAGAAGAGGTAGGAAGCGACCTCGATTTTGCTTTCTCCGTCTCTCCAGGATATATCGGATCTCCATCATTGAAAGTGAAGAAACTTTCCGTTACGGTGGAATAA
- the pyrH gene encoding UMP kinase: MSFYKRVLIKLSGGALGNDAGENFAQEKLEHIAEEVMSIVNLGVEVSIVIGGGNIFRGNLAEQWGIDRVEADNIGTMGTIINSLMLRGVLKSKTDKEIRVMTSIPVPSVAEPYIRLKALEHLKKGYVIIFGGGNGQPFVTTDYPSVQRAIEMNCDAILVAKQGVDGVYDMDPKKHVDAKMYQTLNYDDVVKNNIRVMDQSALLLARDYSLPVHIFNFDKAGVMKNICLGGKNGTELSSQKSSWMEQKVE; encoded by the coding sequence GTGAGTTTTTATAAACGAGTTTTGATCAAATTGAGCGGCGGTGCCCTCGGAAATGATGCAGGAGAAAACTTTGCGCAGGAAAAATTGGAGCACATTGCCGAAGAAGTGATGAGCATCGTGAATCTTGGCGTGGAAGTCTCGATTGTCATCGGCGGCGGGAATATCTTCAGAGGGAATCTTGCTGAACAATGGGGCATCGATCGTGTGGAAGCGGACAATATCGGAACGATGGGAACCATCATTAACAGTTTGATGTTACGGGGTGTCCTGAAATCGAAGACTGATAAGGAAATACGCGTGATGACATCCATCCCCGTCCCTTCTGTTGCGGAACCATACATCCGATTAAAAGCACTTGAACATTTGAAAAAAGGATATGTCATCATTTTCGGAGGCGGCAACGGCCAGCCGTTTGTGACCACGGACTATCCAAGCGTGCAGCGTGCCATAGAGATGAACTGCGATGCCATCCTGGTTGCCAAGCAAGGGGTCGATGGAGTCTACGATATGGATCCCAAAAAACATGTGGATGCGAAAATGTATCAAACATTGAACTACGATGATGTCGTCAAGAACAATATCCGAGTGATGGATCAATCCGCCCTCCTCCTTGCACGCGACTACAGCCTCCCTGTCCATATTTTCAACTTTGATAAGGCGGGTGTGATGAAGAATATTTGTCTCGGAGGAAAAAACGGTACAGAATTATCATCTCAAAAGTCCAGCTGGATGGAGCAAAAGGTTGAATGA
- a CDS encoding acetamidase/formamidase family protein produces the protein MAVHKIELKNEHLHASFSRDYEPVLTIQSGDSIECMTPDIGWGYNDPQGHRTNFHSRLKEQEWGHPMIGPIYVQEAKPGMALKIQIEQITPAHYGWNCAGGNQSWHSRILGVDTMEESTLDWEIDRDHKTGKTRIGERSFTVDLEPFMGVMAVAPEEPGIHPTIPPGRFGGNIDCKELVEGTTLYLPVFVEGALFSVGDGHAKQGDGEVSGQAIECPMDSVVLNIEAVDMQLNGPLANTPKGWMTFGFHKDLNEATIIALNEMIHFMQKKYDLSRTEAVTLASTAVDLHITQIVNGVKGVHAILPHGVFRES, from the coding sequence ATGGCTGTACATAAAATTGAATTGAAAAATGAACATCTTCATGCGTCTTTTTCGAGAGACTATGAACCTGTCTTAACGATACAATCCGGGGATTCCATTGAGTGCATGACACCGGATATCGGCTGGGGCTACAACGATCCGCAGGGTCACAGGACGAATTTCCACTCCCGTCTAAAAGAGCAGGAGTGGGGGCATCCGATGATCGGCCCAATTTACGTTCAGGAAGCGAAACCAGGAATGGCTTTAAAGATTCAAATTGAACAAATCACCCCTGCTCATTATGGCTGGAACTGCGCTGGGGGCAATCAAAGCTGGCACAGCAGGATTTTGGGAGTAGACACAATGGAAGAATCGACATTGGATTGGGAAATTGACCGGGACCATAAGACTGGTAAAACCCGCATAGGAGAAAGGTCATTCACCGTAGATCTAGAACCATTTATGGGGGTCATGGCCGTTGCACCTGAAGAGCCGGGAATACATCCGACGATCCCGCCTGGACGTTTTGGCGGCAATATCGACTGTAAAGAACTTGTGGAAGGCACAACGCTTTATTTGCCCGTGTTCGTCGAAGGTGCATTATTTTCTGTGGGCGATGGGCACGCAAAGCAAGGGGATGGGGAGGTTTCCGGACAGGCTATTGAATGCCCTATGGATTCTGTCGTCCTTAATATTGAAGCCGTTGACATGCAATTGAATGGACCACTGGCGAATACCCCTAAAGGATGGATGACGTTCGGCTTCCATAAAGATCTGAATGAGGCGACCATCATCGCACTGAACGAAATGATTCATTTCATGCAAAAGAAATATGATTTGAGTAGAACGGAAGCTGTCACTTTGGCCAGTACCGCCGTTGATCTGCATATCACTCAAATCGTCAATGGGGTCAAGGGAGTCCACGCGATTTTGCCGCATGGGGTTTTCCGCGAATCTTAA